In Microaerobacter geothermalis, a single genomic region encodes these proteins:
- the bioA gene encoding adenosylmethionine--8-amino-7-oxononanoate transaminase — protein sequence MSKHQQLIDKSRKYLWLPFTQMKDYEKDPLIIESGSGVKVKDTEGNEYYDGFSSVWLNVHGHCKRELDEAIRMQLEKIAHSTLLGMTNIPATELAEQLVHITPDGLERVFYSDSGAEAVEIALKMAFQYWCNKGVREKQKFVTMRNGYHGDTIGAVSVGSIDIFHQIYQPLLFDSFKVSYPYVYRHPSSNPEICREECLQELKATLERHHREIAAVILEPMIQGAGGMITMPQGFLSGVESLCREYDVLLIADEVATGFGRTGRMFACDHEGVRPDIMTIAKGITGGYLPVAATITTGQIYDAFYADYRELKTFFHGHSYTGNQLGCAVALSNLELFKKENVIENVRKKSVFIRKELKTLHDLEHVGDIRQLGFMAGIELVEEKETKRPYEWGRRLGYQVTLKMRQLGMLSRPLGDTIVFMPPLSSSEEELKEMIRIMKEAIFQITEDE from the coding sequence ATGTCCAAACATCAACAATTGATAGATAAAAGCAGAAAATATCTCTGGCTTCCCTTTACACAAATGAAAGATTACGAGAAAGATCCGCTGATTATTGAATCAGGAAGCGGGGTGAAGGTGAAAGACACTGAGGGAAACGAATACTATGACGGATTTTCATCAGTGTGGTTAAATGTTCACGGTCATTGTAAAAGAGAGTTAGATGAGGCTATTCGGATGCAACTTGAGAAAATTGCCCATTCAACATTGCTTGGCATGACTAACATCCCGGCCACAGAATTGGCGGAACAGCTCGTACATATAACTCCGGATGGTTTGGAGCGGGTTTTTTATTCTGACAGTGGGGCAGAAGCGGTTGAAATTGCTTTGAAGATGGCTTTTCAATATTGGTGTAATAAGGGGGTTCGGGAGAAACAAAAGTTTGTCACGATGAGAAATGGGTACCACGGAGATACCATAGGTGCTGTCAGCGTTGGTTCCATTGATATTTTTCATCAAATCTACCAGCCGCTTCTTTTCGATAGTTTTAAAGTTTCTTACCCCTATGTATATCGCCACCCCAGCAGCAATCCCGAAATTTGCAGGGAAGAATGCTTACAGGAATTGAAAGCGACTTTGGAGAGACATCATCGGGAAATTGCCGCGGTAATATTGGAGCCGATGATACAGGGAGCGGGCGGGATGATTACTATGCCCCAAGGTTTTTTGTCAGGTGTAGAGAGTTTGTGCAGAGAATATGATGTGCTGCTGATAGCCGATGAAGTTGCCACGGGATTCGGACGGACGGGGCGGATGTTTGCCTGTGACCATGAAGGGGTAAGGCCGGACATTATGACAATCGCCAAGGGAATTACAGGAGGATACCTGCCCGTTGCGGCGACAATAACGACCGGTCAAATTTATGATGCCTTTTATGCCGATTATAGGGAACTGAAGACTTTTTTCCACGGACATTCCTATACTGGAAATCAGTTAGGATGTGCGGTTGCACTGTCCAATCTGGAATTATTTAAAAAAGAGAATGTCATAGAAAATGTGCGAAAAAAATCTGTTTTTATTCGGAAAGAACTGAAAACGTTGCATGATTTAGAACATGTTGGAGATATTCGGCAGCTCGGATTTATGGCAGGGATTGAATTGGTGGAAGAGAAGGAGACCAAACGTCCCTATGAGTGGGGAAGGCGCTTGGGATATCAAGTGACGTTGAAAATGCGGCAGTTGGGAATGCTTTCACGGCCGTTGGGAGATACGATCGTGTTTATGCCTCCTCTATCAAGCTCCGAAGAGGAATTAAAGGAAATGATTAGAATTATGAAAGAAGCCATATTCCAGATAACGGAAGATGAGTAA
- a CDS encoding tetratricopeptide repeat protein has translation MSIAKLSNIENGKVQPDLETWEYLKNKLGLSDEMIYEKGSTDSVDYILEQAETYYSTGFIEKAKEKYENALQLAEKSMFIEQSAKAHKALGLMYLEEENYKEAQLFLEKAIELFEQENDEENVIECKIKIGAIYFRQEKYTKALDQIYKIFENIPSNQLRMKGILYYNMASTFYALKDMINANYACERALHYLTENETDSLISALNLQGILLRSQKMYLLAREKLEKAKQIAIKHKLFIPKKLNYTKQ, from the coding sequence TATTGAAAACGGCAAGGTTCAGCCTGACCTTGAGACTTGGGAATATCTTAAGAATAAACTAGGTCTTTCCGATGAGATGATTTACGAAAAAGGGTCAACAGATTCGGTTGATTACATCCTGGAGCAGGCAGAAACCTACTATAGTACAGGATTTATCGAAAAGGCAAAAGAAAAGTATGAAAATGCGTTGCAGTTGGCGGAAAAATCCATGTTTATCGAACAATCCGCTAAAGCCCACAAGGCACTTGGTTTAATGTATTTGGAGGAGGAGAATTACAAGGAAGCTCAACTGTTTTTGGAAAAGGCTATAGAATTGTTTGAGCAGGAAAATGATGAAGAGAATGTTATAGAATGCAAAATAAAGATTGGAGCTATCTATTTTCGCCAGGAAAAGTATACAAAAGCCTTAGACCAAATTTATAAAATATTCGAGAATATTCCTAGCAATCAACTTAGAATGAAAGGTATTTTATATTACAATATGGCGTCTACTTTTTATGCTTTAAAAGACATGATTAATGCGAATTATGCATGTGAAAGGGCCCTTCATTATTTAACAGAAAATGAAACGGATTCGCTAATTTCAGCCTTAAATCTCCAAGGTATTCTCTTAAGATCTCAAAAAATGTATTTGCTTGCTCGTGAGAAACTAGAAAAAGCAAAGCAGATAGCAATAAAACATAAGCTTTTTATACCAAAGAAATTGAATTATACGAAACAGTAG
- a CDS encoding S8 family serine peptidase, translating to MGKRKVMLSIFLVAVLFLSPVYGFAQGNQPQPVKPKSVFEKPDVAMTNKNGNKLFDNLEEKLQGINEGDKLPVIVKFDRSQLKGKAADVLQQHIGIFQTKYEYSIIDGFAATLTKKQIEMLDKIPFINQVEYDGEVKASLATANQWFGTTKAKADFGLTGDGDGNVNSYSKNDIVIAVIDTGIDGNHKDLNNGKVIGWKDYVKGKTTPYDDNGHGTHVASIAADFSSRGYTADGRIKPDIAAPGYNITAAKANTTTGYITYSGTSMATPFTAGTVALMLDANPSQTPTQVKNNLYNTALDWGPTRKDIDYGNGRLDGYAAIKSAGGFSGTNIIVPNHFYKSGSLTGTGTSNGFNISVNNTGYPIAVTFIIPDWTSSFFSTYPDFDIYVYNPSGTLVASSEGTKRQETITFTPTTTGTYQLRVYSYNGSGSYFFDVSAGATSVN from the coding sequence ATGGGAAAAAGAAAAGTAATGTTGTCCATCTTTTTGGTTGCAGTGCTGTTTCTTTCTCCAGTATACGGATTTGCCCAGGGGAATCAGCCGCAACCTGTGAAGCCGAAGAGTGTTTTTGAGAAGCCGGATGTTGCCATGACAAACAAAAACGGAAACAAACTGTTTGATAATCTTGAAGAAAAACTTCAGGGAATCAATGAAGGGGACAAGCTCCCTGTTATTGTAAAGTTTGACCGTTCTCAGTTGAAAGGGAAAGCTGCAGACGTACTTCAGCAACATATCGGGATTTTCCAAACCAAATATGAGTACAGCATCATTGACGGATTTGCGGCAACTCTTACCAAAAAACAAATTGAGATGCTGGACAAAATCCCTTTCATCAATCAGGTGGAATATGACGGGGAAGTCAAAGCCTCTCTTGCTACCGCCAACCAATGGTTTGGAACAACTAAAGCAAAAGCTGATTTTGGTCTCACAGGGGACGGCGATGGCAACGTCAATTCTTATTCCAAAAACGATATTGTAATCGCTGTCATTGATACAGGAATTGATGGTAATCATAAAGATTTAAACAATGGAAAAGTAATTGGCTGGAAGGATTATGTAAAAGGTAAAACAACTCCATATGACGACAATGGACATGGTACCCATGTTGCCAGCATTGCAGCTGATTTCTCCAGCCGCGGATATACGGCTGATGGACGAATCAAACCCGATATCGCTGCCCCGGGATACAATATTACGGCTGCCAAAGCAAATACGACTACAGGATATATTACTTATAGCGGAACCAGTATGGCAACCCCCTTTACCGCTGGAACTGTGGCGTTGATGTTGGATGCGAATCCGAGCCAGACTCCCACTCAGGTGAAGAATAATCTGTACAATACCGCATTAGACTGGGGTCCGACACGTAAAGATATTGATTATGGCAATGGCCGTCTGGACGGATATGCTGCGATAAAGAGTGCCGGCGGATTTTCAGGAACCAACATCATCGTGCCCAATCATTTCTATAAATCCGGCAGCTTAACTGGAACCGGTACCAGCAATGGGTTCAATATCAGCGTCAACAATACCGGATATCCGATTGCAGTTACATTTATCATTCCTGACTGGACATCCAGCTTCTTCTCAACTTATCCAGATTTTGATATCTACGTTTACAATCCTTCTGGAACCCTGGTGGCCAGTTCGGAAGGAACTAAACGTCAGGAAACCATTACGTTTACCCCTACAACCACCGGAACCTATCAGCTAAGAGTGTATTCCTATAACGGAAGCGGAAGCTATTTCTTTGACGTAAGTGCTGGAGCCACTTCGGTTAATTAG
- the bioD gene encoding dethiobiotin synthase, whose translation MRKGLFVTGTDTDVGKTFVTSAIAGALRKMGIDVGVFKPMQSGTRREDPNSDAFILKATSEDSSPLEDIAPFTFEEPLAPYVAAKRQGLDISLEEVLQVWRRREKEHEFFLVEGAGGLAVPLGRSYLVSDVAKAIGLPLLIVARPDLGTVNHTLLTIQFAKSMGLEIVGVIVNGLMEEQQSVAEQTNPALIEEFSGIPVLGVIPRVYQKDFEWIIRMLCDHISMNKILL comes from the coding sequence TTGCGAAAGGGATTGTTTGTCACAGGTACTGATACTGACGTTGGAAAAACATTTGTTACGTCAGCTATCGCCGGTGCTTTACGTAAGATGGGAATTGACGTAGGTGTTTTTAAACCGATGCAGAGCGGAACGAGACGGGAAGACCCGAACAGTGACGCTTTTATTCTTAAAGCAACGTCTGAAGACAGCAGTCCATTGGAAGACATTGCACCCTTTACTTTTGAAGAACCCCTGGCTCCATATGTTGCTGCCAAAAGACAGGGACTTGATATTTCTTTGGAAGAAGTTCTGCAAGTTTGGCGAAGAAGGGAAAAGGAACATGAATTTTTTTTGGTTGAGGGGGCGGGAGGATTAGCTGTCCCTTTGGGAAGGAGTTATCTAGTGTCAGATGTAGCCAAAGCCATCGGTTTACCTCTGCTGATAGTAGCAAGACCTGATTTGGGTACTGTTAATCACACTCTGTTGACGATTCAATTCGCTAAAAGTATGGGTCTTGAAATCGTTGGTGTTATTGTTAATGGTCTTATGGAGGAACAACAGAGTGTTGCTGAACAGACTAATCCGGCTTTGATTGAAGAGTTTTCAGGCATTCCAGTATTGGGAGTGATTCCTCGTGTCTATCAGAAGGATTTTGAATGGATAATCCGAATGCTCTGTGATCACATTTCCATGAACAAAATTTTGCTATAA